DNA from Lagenorhynchus albirostris chromosome 3, mLagAlb1.1, whole genome shotgun sequence:
TCATTACCCTTAACATTTCATGTTAAGGCCAGGATTCCTTGTCCCCAGAAATGGGACTGGGGAGGTGCCCTTGAACTCCCCCGGGGAATCCCACCTCTTTTAGTCACTGTGCCCGAGACCGGATGCCCTCTATCTGGTGCTGCCCGCAACTCACACTCCACGCCCACGGTGACGATCCGGGCGTCAGTGCCGTGCGCGTTGGTGGCCAGGCAGCGGTAGATGCCTGCATCCTGTCGGGACACGCGCAGCCGCTGCGGCCGGGGCGCGCCCTCCCGGGAGCAAAGCACTTGTGGGGAGGGGCGACCCCGGGCGGAGCAGGCCAGCGCAGCAGCGTCGGCGCCTTCCAGCCACGTCTGGTGACTCGGGCAGGTAGATTCATCCATTTGCGGTGGCGCTGCAAAACAGccatggggtgggggcgggggggctcgTTGTTCAGGGAGAAGCCGGGACCTGGAACACCCCCTACTCCCCGCCCGCCTGGGCCTCGCTCACACTCCGCGCTCACGGTGACCATCTTGACCACGGAACCGTGCTGATTGGTGGCGTTGCAGATGTAGGTTCCGGGTGCCAGTTCTCTAGGGATTTGAGGGGCTCTGGGACCAGGGTCTGGGGGTGCCAGCGGCAGCAGCGCCCCCTCGCTGGTGCCTCCGGAGCCAACGCACTCCACGCTCGGCTCTGGCTTCCCATCCACCTCACAGGAAAACAGTTGCCCAGATCCTTCCACCCACGTCCAATTGCTAGGGCAGCTCACCTCCTCAAAACTGGGGCCATCTGGGGGGCAGAGGGACTGGAAGTCAGGACAGGGTGATTCCGACGTACCCCGTCCTGCCCTGTGTTGCCCCCACTCACATTCCACCGTGACGGCTACATTTTTGGCTGCAGACCCTCGAGCATTAGTGGCTTCGCAGCGGTAGGTGCCCGCGTGCTCCCGGACCACACGCAGTGTGCCCTCGACGACCCTGGCTTCCCCAGAGCGCACACAGTTCACGTTGGGTGGCGGGACCCCATGGGCCACACAGCTCAGGGAGGCCTCTGTTCCTTCCAGCCAGGTAATGCGTTCAGGGCAGCCCACACTGTCCAGCGCTGGTGCGTCTAGAGAGGAGGGTGTTGTTGAGTTTTGGGGTTTAGGGACAGGTCTAATGTCCCTAGACCCTTTTTCCCATCCCAGGCGGGTAGGCTACGCTCTGCACAGGGACACCAAAGCAAAGAAGTTTCTCTCCAGTCAAGCCGTGCACTGTTTTGGGACTTCCTGAGCCCTGAAGTGTGCTTTTTTCCTGATTCCTACAAAGTGCCCACAGGACCCTCCCCAGTCTTTAGCTTAAAAATTGTTAGCCGGTTTGGAGCACCCACGTTTCCAAGACTCAGCTCAAACGCCAGGCCCCAGGCTCCTGTGGACAcgtccaccccctcccctccatccttcTCTAAGATCTTCCCCTAATCCGGCTCACCAGCCTCTTGCCTTTCTCAAAATCCTGCTCAAAGGCACGCCTCAGACCCTGTTTCCACCTTCCTCTGTAGTCAGGCCACCCCTAGACACTGAGAACCAGACAGAGGTGCGCCCTATGCACCTCCACTCACACTCCACCGTCAGAGTCACGTCCTTGACCGCCTGGCCCTGGACGTTGGTCGCGGTGCAGTGGTAAGTTCCAGCGAGCGCGCGAGTGACCGGacccagcaggcccagggccaGCACCGCCCCGCCGTCGGGCCGCGCACAGTGCACCGAGGGCTCTGGGTTTCCACGGGCCTCGCAGCGCAGCGTCTGCTCGGGCCCCTCCGGCCACGTCCAGCTCCTGGGACAGTCCGAATCGTCCAGCCGGGGGGCGTCTGCGGGCAGGGGCATGGGATACAAGAGGCTAGACGTGGACCGTGGGGAAATCCTCCACTTCCATGACACGGCCAGAGACCAGGCAGGCGGAGGTAGGCGAGAGGTTAAAGGCCAACTCACATAGGACGCGCAGCTCGGCGCTCTCGTTCTTTCTCAGGGTCTCCCCGTCAACTTCGAGGGTGGCGTCGCAGAAGAAGCCACGCCTGTCGTCGTTCTCGGTGGCGTTCAGCTGGAGCTGGGCGGGCTGTCCCGGGACCGCGGCTGGAATTCCGTCTAGTGTGACTAGGGCTCGGGCCCCGGCTGCGCAGGTTACTGTCACCATCTTCCCCTCGGGGGCGTTGGGCTCGCTCAGGGTCAGGAGGGGTTCCGGGAAGCCTGGGGACGGGGCATTGGCCGGGAGACCACTGACCATGCCCCTCCTGCGGTTCAAGGCTGCCCCTTATCAGCCCGAACCTTCCCCACTTCAGCCAAACCGTGGGTACCGTGCCCTGCCCCTCGGGCTGTTCAGGCTCCTCTCCCTTCTCGCCCCGCCCCTTTGAGGTGGTCAGGCCACATCTCTAGGGATCCTCGTCGGGTCTGCGACCTTCCCCTTTGGGCAGCTCAGACTCCGCTTCTCCAGCTACTATTGAGTCTTCCATCTGCCCCGCCCCTTCGGGACTCTCGGGCCACGCCCATTCCGATACCAGGGCCCCACCCACTATTTGCCCCGCCTTCGCCTTCCTCTGGCTCCACCCCCGAGCCGCCGAGGCCCCACTTCACTCCCTCTTACTGTAGACAGTCACGTTCTCTTGGGTCTCTCGACTCTCGCCCCCCAGGGTCACGTTGCAGACCAGCTGCCTGGCGCCCTCCTGCTCTGCGCTAGCTGTGGCTGTGGCAGTGGCCATGAGAGCGTCCCCCTCGAGGGTGACATCGGGACTCAGCCTCTGGTCCCCCAGCGCCAGGTAGACCTCAGCCTCCGAGGCTGGAAACAGCCCGTCCATGGCGCAGCTTACGGGTCCTTCTGAGCCCACTTCCAAGAGCCGGGGGGCAGCGAGGCGAGGGGGTTccggaggcagggctgggagtagAAGAACAGAGCTTGAACTTACGTATTGAACGCTCAATATGTTCTAAGCGCTTTACAGGCACTCTATTATGGTATTATCCTCAAGGCACAGAGGGGAAAATAACTTTCAGCTGGTGAGTGTTAGGGTAAGAATTAGAATTCAGATTTCTCTGCCTCCAAGCTTCTTAAACATCGGCCCGACCCCCCTGGGTCCCCTCCTCACACCCACTCACCGAAGGTTCGGAGCTCTCTGGGGGCTGAGCTGTTTTCAAACAGCCCCAGGCCATGCGGCCGAAGGTCCAGCTCCGCACGGCACGAGAAATTGGCCCTATGGTCCTCCCTCCGAGCAAGTACCGTGGCTGTGAGCACCGCACCCCGCGCTCGGGGTGGCTCCCCGGAGAAGCTGCGGCGGATCAGCTCCCGGGCGCCCCGCAACAGGGTCAATGTGAGACTCCCACGAGGCCCAGCGCCGGGGACCCTACAGCTCAGGGTGAAGTTCTCGCCCACTGGCTGCCAGGCAGGCAGCGGCACCAGTTCTACACGATCCGGCCGTTCTGCAACGGGGGAACCACGGCTGTTGGAAATGCCAGGGCTCAGCACGACGTGGCTTGGAACCCAGGGGCCAAGAGGGGGAGGGCGTGCTGATCCAGAGGGTGGGGCCTGTAGGAGAGGACCCCGTTAcccagggggcggggcctggaagGGAGGGAAAGTAGCTTGGCCTCTGAGAACTCACGAAAAGTGCGAATGAGCCCGCGAGCCTGCAATGTGCGTCGCGCGCAGCGGAAGAAGCAGACGGGCTGGGTCTCCGGCTCTCGGATGTCCACCAACTGCCGCGCCAGCCAGCGCAAACCCCTCTGGGTCCCATTCCGGCGCAGCGAGGTCTCCAGGCCACCGCGCTCGGGCCGTGGGCAGTTGGTGCTGCAATTCAGCCACAGCGATCCCCCGCGCTCCACGAGCGCCACGCGGGGCTGTAGGTCCGCCCAGAAGGGCTCTTGCGCGACCACTGCCCGGAGAAACGCGAGCTCAGCCTGGGAGCCACCTCCCTGGGATCTAAGAGCCCCTATGCAGACTCAGGATTCCCAGGGAATGAGCAGAGGCCACAGCCAGGAGTCCCAAGTCCTGCCCAGGTCTCAGGTTTACAAGCGCGCTCCCACGGTCCAGACCTCGAGGGTGTCTCTGGTACATTGCAGCGGAGAGCCCTTCTCTCCAAGGTGCGGATGGAGTGACGGGGAagaatgggggggaggggagagatgagagGAAACATGGGGTTTTCAACGCACACAGCAATGCTGGGAAGAGGGGACCccgggtgggggaagggaagcggACTGGTTCTCACGGTTCTCGCCAGGAGAAGGGGAGACTGGTTGAAGCGAGGGCAAAAGAGAGATGAGGCTGAGTCAAGCGAGGTTAAGGGAGGAGTCCAAACCCGGGTGAAGAGTACGGAAAGAGGACGCGGGGCTGGGCTCATGAAAGGAACCGCGGGAACAGCCGATGGACTCTGTTGCCAGGGCTCCGGGTGGAGCGGGAACAGTGCCTAGGAGTCACGGCAGTTGGTGAGATTTGGGTCTTCGTGGATTTCGAGTGGTGAAGATGCCAGTCCGTGGACCATGGTGCATAGCAGAGCGTGAGGAGGTACCCCGGGAGGGGACAGGGGAGATAATGGGGTCTCCAGAGCTCGAGGCTGGGTGCAGAAGAGCACCCAGGATCTCGAAGAAGGTAGGGTAGAGACCTGAGTGAGCGAGGAGTCCGGAAGCTTGGTGTccagtgtgtgttgggggggaagAGGGATAGAGAAGAAGGCCCTGGGCTCAAGGTGGGGGCAGAAGCGTGGGAGCGAGGCGAGGGAGGAGCGGGGAGGGGCTTGTGGCCGCTTCTCAGGTCCAGAAACTACGACCCCGCCCTGTCCACCCTGAGCCGGACCGGCTCTTACCTGAGAGACCGAagagccccaggcccagggcagccCAGAGGCCGAGCAGCGCCCGGTGCAGCCCTGGCGAGGGTCCTGGCATCGCCGCCGCGGGGGAAGCGCAGGAGGCGAGGGGAGCGCGAGCGCTGAGCTGGGCTAGAGGACTGCGCGGCGCGGCGGGTGGGGTGTGGAGGAGGCTGAGTTGCGCTTGGGGATTGGTTTAACGTTGGTAACTTGGTTTCCAAGGAGGGGGCGGCAGCAGAGGCGGCGCGGGGAGGGCGGGAAGGCGAGCGTGCACCAGGCTACCGGCTTTGATGAAGGCGTGCTGGCAGGAGCGATCGACCCCCAGGGTCTACATGGAGGCCGGCCCCATTGCCCGGAGACTTCTGGGGGCGGCTGCGCACTCCAGCGTCGTCCCCGGCGGCGACGCTGAGGTGGTGGGAATGCAGGGTTGCCCTTCTcaaacccccaccccaccccttgctTAGATGCTATGATAATGAGCTGGACTCCGAGCTCCGCCTCCACATTtagcccctcccaccagcccccccCCCTTGGAGCGGAGATGGGTTGGGGGCTAGGAGAGATTTGAGACGTGCAGGCTGGGGATgagaaggctctaggggaggatggGGGGATGCCTCCCTCACTGATCCTTCCCCTTTTAACCCCTGGGAGCTGAGGGTTACAGCTACGCCTCTAGTCTTTCTCTGGCTCCGCCCCCGCACGCGACAGAAGGGGCGGGGACGAAAGTGACAGCGAGTTGGGAACGTGTGTGCTTGCGCACAGCGTTCTCGGGCGTCTAAATTAGGGTCGGCTCGGCTCTGGGTCTGTATTTACCCAGCGTGCAGCGGGCACGTGTCTACGCGAATTGTGTGAGCAGGAGCCGCCAAAGAGCGCCTCTGAATCCGCTTTCTGCTCGGCGGGCGGGGCCCTGGACCACGCGGGCCTTGCCAGGCATCCACTGCAGGCCCCGATTCTGCGTCCACGCGAGACCAAGACACCAACTGTGATACTTTTGACTCCGCATCTGGGTTCCAGGTTTGGACACCCTCCACGTGCTCACCAGGCCCGGTGACTAACAGGACGTTTCCAGGATGCGAATCTGTGACATacaccaccgccccccccccacctcaccaTCTGGTTGCTCCTTCCCCGCAGTCAACACATGGGTATCTTTTCTGCGTATCCACGTTCCTCACAAAGTACATTTGACCCAGCCCACCTGTGCTCTCACTCCCAGAACTAATGGTGAACTATGGGGATTagttctctccccacccctgccctccaggaaagTGCAGGGTCTAAAGGGCGAGGGGGGGGTAGGAAACTTAACATCCAATCAGAGCTGCTGCGTGGCAGCGCTGGAGCCAATCAGGAGAAGCCATACCATGAACCAGCCTTCCCACAGCCTAAAGCCCCCCTGGGCCCATGCCTTGCCCCTCTGCACCGCACTGATAATGCCCGCGGGAGAGGTTTTTACTACATCGGCTGGGAATGCAGAGGGAATGGGGCTCCGGCATGGGAGACCAGAGTGAAAAACCTCAGGTGCCCTCAGGGAGACAGGAATTTGGAGAAAATGATAGAGGCAAGGCCAAAAAGAAGACCACTTCAGTCAGAGGAGGTGCACTAATGGGGGACCTTTATGCCCAGGGGCAGAAGCTGGCTGAGGAAGGCTTTATTGATCCAGGCAAGGTTCCCCCAAATGTTCCAGATTCCTTTTTCCTCCAGCTCAGCCAGCATGGACCACTGCCTCTATGCCCGAGACTTCATCGATAGGTACTTTCTCAGGCAGAGGGCCCCCACTACAAGAAGGATCCCCACAAGGGCTGCGATGGAGGTGGAGGCCAAGGCTTTGGACGCAGGGCTCCAAGCTGGAGACAAGAGGGGAGAATTAGGAACAGAGCACTTGGAGGTGTGACAACCCGCATGGACATGCTCTGGCTTGGCCCACATAACCCTTCCCCACTCTTCCCAGGGTTATAAGGGTGCCTCACCGAGGACTGGCAGCGTCATGGGTGCCGAGCTACTGAGGACCACCAGGCCATCGAGATTGAGGCGGGCGTAGCAGGTAACGGGCTGCCCGAAGTCACTGGGCCTGGCGCGTAACGCGTAAGTCAGCGTCACGTTGGCCAGATCCCGGCCGGTGAAGCGCTCCAGGCTCTCGGAGTAGATGACCCGGCCACCGCGCCTCAGAatcaccaccaggaagcccacgGGGAACACGTGTGTCACATGGCAGCGCAGAGTGTACTCACTGCCCATTAAGACCGGAGGCTCCAGGATCACGCTGCGTGGCTGTTCTAAAGCAAGAGGGGGCCGCTGGGCAAGGTCCGAGGGCTCCCCCTAGCGCGACTGTCCGTTACCCCCGCTCCGTCCTCCTCCCCGCACCCCAGCCAGGCCTGAGCCCCTGTCCCTCACTGTAGGCGGTAATCCTGGCGGTGGCCCCCCGCGTTTCTCCCGCGCAGGTGACGAAGCAGTGCACATCGGAGCTCCAGGCCCTCACATCCAGCAGCTGGTAGGATACCCAACCGGGCCCACTGAGCGTGTCGCCTCGCCGCAGCTCGGTGCGGAGGCTGGAACCCTCCGGTAGGGGGCAGCTGCTGCTGCAGTTGAGCCACACTGAGCCCCCCGGCGGCACGGCCTTGAGCTCGGGGCTTATGCGCACCCAGAAGGGCGCTGAGGTCTCCGGGGTCGCGGGAGAGGGGCCTCCCGGGCCTTGCGTCCGCGCACTCCGGCGCCTCCGCGCGCTCCCGCCTCGCGGGTAGGAGGGCGACAGCAAAAGCAGCAACATGAGGAGGAGCAGAGACCCCATGGCAAAAAGCCCGGACTGAGGGGCCCCGCGCCAGGGAGCCAAGGCTGGCTCCGGAGATAAGGAGGCCCGCAGCACCGCCTCttcagccccaccccaggcagagagagacagaggctcCGGGGGGCCCCGGAGCCCTGCGGTATACACCCCACTCCCGCAGCTTAAGAATGGGATTCTC
Protein-coding regions in this window:
- the ICAM4 gene encoding intercellular adhesion molecule 4 — encoded protein: MGSLLLLMLLLLLSPSYPRGGSARRRRSARTQGPGGPSPATPETSAPFWVRISPELKAVPPGGSVWLNCSSSCPLPEGSSLRTELRRGDTLSGPGWVSYQLLDVRAWSSDVHCFVTCAGETRGATARITAYKQPRSVILEPPVLMGSEYTLRCHVTHVFPVGFLVVILRRGGRVIYSESLERFTGRDLANVTLTYALRARPSDFGQPVTCYARLNLDGLVVLSSSAPMTLPVLAWSPASKALASTSIAALVGILLVVGALCLRKYLSMKSRA
- the ICAM5 gene encoding intercellular adhesion molecule 5, whose protein sequence is MPGPSPGLHRALLGLWAALGLGLFGLSVVAQEPFWADLQPRVALVERGGSLWLNCSTNCPRPERGGLETSLRRNGTQRGLRWLARQLVDIREPETQPVCFFRCARRTLQARGLIRTFQRPDRVELVPLPAWQPVGENFTLSCRVPGAGPRGSLTLTLLRGARELIRRSFSGEPPRARGAVLTATVLARREDHRANFSCRAELDLRPHGLGLFENSSAPRELRTFALPPEPPRLAAPRLLEVGSEGPVSCAMDGLFPASEAEVYLALGDQRLSPDVTLEGDALMATATATASAEQEGARQLVCNVTLGGESRETQENVTVYSFPEPLLTLSEPNAPEGKMVTVTCAAGARALVTLDGIPAAVPGQPAQLQLNATENDDRRGFFCDATLEVDGETLRKNESAELRVLYAPRLDDSDCPRSWTWPEGPEQTLRCEARGNPEPSVHCARPDGGAVLALGLLGPVTRALAGTYHCTATNVQGQAVKDVTLTVEYAPALDSVGCPERITWLEGTEASLSCVAHGVPPPNVNCVRSGEARVVEGTLRVVREHAGTYRCEATNARGSAAKNVAVTVEYGPSFEEVSCPSNWTWVEGSGQLFSCEVDGKPEPSVECVGSGGTSEGALLPLAPPDPGPRAPQIPRELAPGTYICNATNQHGSVVKMVTVSAESPPQMDESTCPSHQTWLEGADAAALACSARGRPSPQVLCSREGAPRPQRLRVSRQDAGIYRCLATNAHGTDARIVTVGVEYRPVVAELAASPPGGVRPGGNFTLTCRAEAWPPAQISWRAPPGALNIGLSSNNSTLSVAGAMGSHGGEYECAATNAHGRHTRRITVRVAGPWLWVAVSGAAGGAALLAAGAGLAFYVQSTACKKGEYNVQEAESSGEAVCLNGAGAGAGGGGGAEGATEAAGTAEAPAGGEVFAIQLTSA